The following coding sequences lie in one Megalodesulfovibrio gigas DSM 1382 = ATCC 19364 genomic window:
- the secE gene encoding preprotein translocase subunit SecE has product MRRLCIMAHVSDTERKNSPGAQARDKAARDKATPAASKSARRDGAKKEADSPQGLARKVQELKEFFEEAKVELKKITWPSRKEAQATSIAVLVLTVVMAVFLGLTDMSLSKIVELLLS; this is encoded by the coding sequence ATGCGAAGGTTGTGTATCATGGCCCATGTGAGCGACACGGAACGTAAGAATTCTCCTGGCGCCCAGGCCCGCGACAAGGCGGCCCGCGACAAGGCAACGCCTGCGGCCAGCAAGTCTGCCCGTCGCGATGGTGCCAAAAAAGAAGCTGACTCCCCCCAAGGCTTGGCCCGCAAGGTGCAGGAGCTCAAGGAGTTCTTTGAAGAAGCCAAGGTCGAACTGAAGAAGATCACTTGGCCTTCGCGCAAGGAAGCACAGGCCACAAGCATTGCCGTGCTCGTGTTGACGGTGGTGATGGCAGTGTTCCTGGGGCTGACGGACATGTCCTTGTCCAAAATTGTGGAGTTGTTGCTTTCCTAG
- the prfA gene encoding peptide chain release factor 1: protein MFAKLESIEQKFETLERQLSDGEIYNDQTRYRALTKAHSDLKDIVATYREHRKGLQELDENKEMLKDGDLEIRAMAEEELERLKALLPELEQRLKILLLPKDPLDEKNVILEVRAGTGGEEAALFAADLFRMYCRFAERKGWKYEILSASESATGGYKEVIATISGDRVYSRLKYESGAHRVQRVPATESQGRIHTSACTVAIMPEAEEVDVDIRQDDLRVEVFRASGPGGQSVNTTDSAVRITHIPTGVVVSCQDEKSQTKNKIKAMKVLRSRILQAEQERQHAVEAENRRALVGSGDRSERIRTYNFPQGRVTDHRINVTIYQLPNFLDGDLDEMLEALVTHYQAEALKSQADAA, encoded by the coding sequence ATGTTCGCCAAACTCGAATCCATTGAGCAGAAGTTCGAAACGCTGGAACGGCAGCTCTCGGACGGCGAGATCTACAACGACCAGACACGGTACCGCGCCCTGACCAAGGCCCATTCCGATCTCAAGGATATCGTGGCCACCTACCGCGAACACCGCAAGGGCCTCCAGGAGCTGGACGAAAACAAGGAAATGCTCAAGGATGGCGATCTGGAGATCCGGGCCATGGCCGAGGAGGAGCTGGAACGCCTCAAGGCCCTCTTGCCGGAGCTGGAGCAACGGCTGAAGATCCTGCTCCTGCCCAAGGACCCCCTGGACGAGAAGAACGTCATCCTGGAAGTGCGTGCCGGCACCGGCGGCGAGGAAGCCGCTCTCTTTGCCGCAGACCTCTTCCGCATGTACTGCCGTTTTGCCGAGCGCAAGGGCTGGAAGTACGAGATCCTGTCGGCCAGCGAATCGGCCACCGGCGGGTACAAGGAAGTCATCGCCACCATCAGCGGCGACCGCGTGTACAGCCGGCTGAAGTACGAATCCGGCGCCCACCGTGTCCAGCGCGTGCCAGCCACGGAAAGTCAGGGCCGCATCCATACCTCGGCCTGCACCGTGGCCATCATGCCCGAGGCGGAAGAAGTGGACGTGGATATCCGTCAGGACGATCTGCGCGTCGAAGTCTTCCGTGCCAGCGGCCCCGGCGGGCAGAGCGTGAACACCACGGACTCCGCCGTGCGCATCACCCACATCCCCACGGGAGTGGTGGTGAGCTGCCAGGACGAAAAATCGCAGACCAAGAACAAGATCAAGGCCATGAAGGTGCTGCGTTCGCGCATCCTCCAGGCCGAGCAGGAACGCCAGCATGCCGTGGAAGCTGAAAACCGCCGCGCCCTGGTGGGCAGCGGCGACCGTTCCGAACGCATCCGCACCTACAATTTTCCCCAGGGCCGCGTGACGGACCACCGCATCAACGTCACCATCTATCAGCTGCCCAACTTCCTGGATGGCGATCTGGACGAGATGCTGGAGGCCCTGGTGACCCACTATCAGGCCGAGGCCCTCAAGTCTCAGGCCGATGCGGCGTGA
- the tuf gene encoding elongation factor Tu, whose amino-acid sequence MGKAKFERSKPHVNIGTIGHIDHGKTTLTAAITKVLSMKGQSKFIAFDQIDKAPEEKERGITIATAHVEYETANRHYAHVDCPGHADYIKNMITGAAQMDGAILVVAATDGPMPQTREHILLARQVGVPTLVVFMNKVDLVDDEELLELVELEVRELLSKYGFPGDDIPVIRGSALGALQVDTADDPATACIHELMAACDSFIPEPVRDIDKPFLMPIEDVFSISGRGTVVTGRVERGIVKVGEEVEIIGIKNTVKTTCTGVEMFRKLLDQGQAGDNIGALLRGVKREDVERGQVLAKPGSITPHKKFKAEVYVLSKEEGGRHTPFFTGYRPQFYIRTTDVTGVIKLAEGVEMVMPGDNATFEVELIHPIAMEKGMRFAIREGGRTVGAGVVSEIME is encoded by the coding sequence ATGGGCAAGGCAAAATTCGAACGGTCCAAGCCGCACGTTAACATCGGCACCATCGGGCACATCGACCATGGCAAGACCACGCTGACGGCTGCCATCACCAAGGTGTTGTCGATGAAGGGCCAGTCCAAGTTCATCGCCTTCGACCAGATCGACAAGGCGCCTGAAGAAAAGGAACGCGGCATCACCATCGCCACGGCCCACGTGGAGTACGAAACCGCCAATCGCCATTACGCGCACGTGGACTGCCCCGGCCACGCCGACTACATCAAGAACATGATCACCGGCGCAGCCCAGATGGACGGCGCCATCCTCGTGGTGGCCGCCACTGACGGCCCCATGCCCCAGACCCGTGAGCACATCCTGCTCGCCCGTCAGGTCGGCGTGCCCACGCTGGTGGTGTTCATGAACAAAGTGGACCTGGTGGATGACGAAGAACTGCTGGAGCTGGTGGAACTGGAAGTGCGCGAGCTGCTCTCCAAGTACGGCTTCCCCGGCGACGACATCCCGGTGATCCGCGGCTCTGCCCTGGGCGCGCTGCAGGTCGATACGGCTGACGATCCGGCCACCGCCTGCATCCACGAACTGATGGCCGCGTGCGACAGCTTCATCCCCGAGCCCGTGCGCGACATCGACAAGCCCTTCCTGATGCCCATCGAAGACGTGTTCTCCATCTCCGGCCGCGGCACTGTGGTGACCGGTCGCGTGGAGCGCGGGATTGTGAAAGTGGGCGAGGAAGTGGAAATCATCGGCATCAAGAACACGGTGAAGACCACTTGCACGGGCGTGGAAATGTTCCGCAAGCTGCTGGATCAGGGCCAGGCCGGCGACAACATTGGTGCGCTGCTTCGCGGCGTCAAGCGTGAGGATGTGGAACGCGGCCAGGTGCTTGCCAAGCCCGGTTCCATCACCCCGCACAAGAAGTTCAAGGCGGAAGTGTACGTGCTCTCCAAGGAAGAAGGCGGCCGGCACACGCCGTTCTTCACCGGCTATCGCCCCCAGTTCTACATCCGGACCACGGACGTGACTGGCGTGATCAAGCTGGCCGAGGGCGTGGAAATGGTCATGCCCGGCGATAACGCGACCTTCGAGGTCGAGCTCATCCACCCCATCGCCATGGAAAAAGGCATGCGCTTCGCCATCCGCGAAGGCGGCCGCACGGTTGGCGCTGGCGTTGTGTCTGAGATCATGGAGTAA
- the rpmE gene encoding 50S ribosomal protein L31 — protein MKKEGHPKTFEATIRCACGYEIKAISTKGPEVPVEICSACHPFYTGKQRFVDTAGRIDRFRKKYANLDAAKAAKAPKQGKR, from the coding sequence ATGAAGAAAGAAGGCCACCCCAAGACCTTTGAGGCCACCATTCGCTGCGCCTGCGGGTACGAAATCAAGGCCATCTCCACCAAGGGTCCTGAAGTGCCCGTGGAAATCTGCTCCGCCTGCCATCCGTTCTACACCGGCAAGCAGCGCTTTGTGGACACCGCCGGCCGTATCGACCGCTTCCGCAAGAAGTACGCAAACCTGGACGCCGCCAAGGCCGCCAAGGCGCCCAAGCAGGGCAAACGGTAG
- a CDS encoding DUF1385 domain-containing protein produces the protein MHMARGALKRLLPLLGSSRPMVGGQAVMEGVMMRHADKLALAVRRADGSIHVETWPWFSLTKAAWLRKPMIRGFPVLLETLVNGVKALNHSAVLAAEDMDGPADPAAAGPREPGGGLKSWHLVLTLAASIGLALGLFVVVPHLFSLGMQAIGLGSDMDGILFHVWDGIFKLGIFLGYIVSISFVPDIRRVFQYHGAEHKMIWAHEKGQPLEPACARAYSRLHPRCGTTFLLLVLSLSICMHTILVPQLLAVYSPENSVLKHLYVVAGKLLMLAPISSLAYEAIRLASRYDGSAFCRFLSGPGMCLQRLTTFEPEDDQLEVAAAALTAALAATPEELADDDGFFIEATHKASVIPSAS, from the coding sequence ATGCATATGGCTCGGGGCGCGCTCAAACGGTTGTTGCCTCTGCTTGGCTCTTCTCGCCCCATGGTGGGCGGGCAGGCAGTCATGGAAGGGGTGATGATGCGCCACGCGGACAAGCTGGCCCTGGCCGTGCGCCGGGCCGACGGCTCCATCCACGTGGAAACGTGGCCGTGGTTCAGCCTCACCAAGGCGGCCTGGTTGCGCAAGCCCATGATCCGCGGCTTTCCCGTGCTGCTGGAAACGCTGGTGAACGGCGTGAAGGCCCTGAACCATTCCGCCGTGCTGGCTGCGGAGGACATGGACGGGCCTGCGGACCCGGCAGCTGCCGGCCCGCGCGAGCCGGGCGGCGGGCTCAAATCCTGGCATCTGGTGCTTACCCTGGCTGCTTCCATTGGCCTGGCCCTGGGGCTTTTTGTGGTGGTGCCGCATCTCTTCTCGTTGGGGATGCAGGCCATCGGCCTGGGCAGCGACATGGATGGCATCCTCTTCCATGTCTGGGATGGCATCTTCAAGCTGGGCATTTTCCTGGGCTACATCGTCTCCATTTCCTTTGTGCCGGACATTCGCCGCGTCTTTCAGTATCATGGCGCGGAGCACAAGATGATCTGGGCCCACGAGAAGGGCCAGCCCCTGGAGCCGGCCTGCGCCCGGGCATACAGCCGGCTGCATCCGCGTTGCGGCACCACCTTCCTGCTGCTGGTGCTCAGCCTGTCCATCTGCATGCACACCATTCTGGTGCCGCAGCTGCTGGCGGTGTATTCGCCGGAAAACAGCGTGCTCAAGCACCTGTATGTGGTGGCGGGCAAGCTCCTGATGCTTGCGCCCATCAGCTCCCTGGCCTACGAAGCCATCCGTCTGGCCAGCCGGTACGATGGCAGCGCCTTCTGCCGCTTCCTTTCCGGCCCGGGCATGTGTCTGCAACGGCTGACGACCTTTGAGCCCGAAGACGACCAGCTCGAAGTGGCTGCCGCCGCGCTGACCGCTGCCCTGGCTGCCACGCCCGAGGAACTTGCCGACGACGACGGCTTTTTTATCGAAGCCACGCACAAGGCCTCGGTCATTCCTTCCGCCTCCTAG
- the thiC gene encoding phosphomethylpyrimidine synthase ThiC: MLSFTPNAALQALLDEHLPQLAASEGLSLECVAQAIAQGTMVLLGNPAHPGLRPLLVGQPTRVKVNANLGASPMAFSHDSEMTKLDVALQAGADTVMDLSTGGDLTPIRTEMLARCPVPLGTVPLYGVVQRRLDAKADMHDWTADDLVEEIRLQAEQGVDFMTLHMGVTRRGADLAQAKDARVLGIVSRGGSITAAWMRKHGMENPLLERMDEVLDICARHNVVISLGDGLRPGAGVDAGDAAQWEEVIVLGEVAKLARARGVQVMIEGPGHVPLHQVGAQIQGIKRLCQGAPLYVLGPLVVDCSPGYDHIAAAIGGALAVQHGADFLCYVTPAEHLTLPEVEDVRQGVMASRIAAQAGEVALGRPHALARNLEISKARARLDWEGMAANALDPAMVCRRGPGAKEKACAMCGDFCAVRLNEQLFK; the protein is encoded by the coding sequence ATGCTTTCCTTCACGCCCAACGCCGCCCTGCAGGCGCTCCTTGACGAGCATCTTCCCCAGCTTGCCGCCTCCGAAGGTCTTTCCCTGGAATGTGTTGCCCAGGCCATTGCCCAGGGCACCATGGTTCTGTTGGGCAACCCCGCCCATCCCGGCCTGCGTCCCCTGCTGGTGGGCCAGCCCACGCGCGTCAAGGTCAACGCCAACCTCGGCGCCTCGCCCATGGCCTTTTCCCACGACTCGGAAATGACCAAGCTGGATGTCGCCCTGCAAGCCGGCGCAGACACCGTGATGGATCTCTCCACCGGCGGCGACCTGACCCCCATCCGCACGGAAATGCTTGCCCGCTGCCCCGTGCCCCTGGGCACCGTGCCCCTGTACGGCGTGGTCCAGCGCCGTCTGGACGCCAAGGCCGACATGCACGACTGGACCGCCGACGATCTGGTGGAGGAAATCCGCCTCCAGGCCGAACAGGGCGTGGACTTCATGACCCTGCACATGGGCGTCACCCGTCGCGGCGCAGACCTGGCCCAGGCCAAGGATGCCCGCGTCCTGGGCATCGTTTCCCGCGGCGGTTCCATCACCGCGGCCTGGATGCGCAAGCACGGCATGGAAAATCCCCTGCTCGAACGCATGGATGAGGTGCTGGACATCTGCGCCCGTCACAATGTGGTCATCAGCCTGGGAGACGGGCTCAGGCCCGGCGCAGGCGTGGACGCCGGCGACGCCGCCCAGTGGGAAGAAGTCATCGTCCTGGGCGAGGTGGCCAAACTGGCCCGGGCCCGCGGCGTGCAGGTAATGATTGAAGGTCCCGGCCACGTCCCCCTGCATCAGGTGGGCGCGCAAATCCAGGGCATCAAGCGCCTGTGCCAGGGCGCGCCGCTGTACGTCCTTGGCCCGTTGGTGGTGGACTGCTCCCCGGGGTACGACCACATCGCCGCGGCCATCGGCGGTGCGCTGGCCGTGCAGCACGGGGCGGATTTTCTGTGCTACGTGACTCCGGCCGAGCACCTGACCCTGCCCGAAGTGGAAGACGTGCGCCAGGGCGTAATGGCCTCGCGCATTGCCGCCCAGGCCGGCGAAGTGGCCCTGGGCCGGCCCCACGCCCTGGCCCGCAACCTGGAAATCTCCAAGGCCCGCGCCCGGCTGGACTGGGAGGGCATGGCCGCCAATGCGCTGGATCCGGCCATGGTCTGCCGTCGCGGCCCCGGCGCCAAGGAAAAAGCATGCGCCATGTGCGGCGATTTCTGCGCCGTGCGGCTGAACGAGCAACTCTTCAAATAA
- the rplK gene encoding 50S ribosomal protein L11, whose amino-acid sequence MAKKITGKVKLQLQAGKANPSPPVGPALGQHGVNIMEFCKAFNAKTQDQVGTIIPVEITIYADRTFTFITKTPPASVLLMKAAKKDKGSGEPNRNKIGTLTMAQVEEIAKLKMVDMTAADLPAAMKTIMGTARSMGIDIQG is encoded by the coding sequence ATGGCCAAGAAAATTACGGGCAAGGTGAAGCTGCAGCTCCAGGCCGGCAAGGCCAACCCTTCTCCGCCAGTCGGTCCCGCCCTGGGCCAGCACGGCGTGAATATCATGGAGTTCTGCAAGGCTTTCAACGCCAAGACCCAGGATCAGGTCGGCACCATCATTCCGGTGGAAATCACCATTTACGCCGACCGTACCTTCACCTTCATCACCAAGACCCCTCCGGCCTCGGTGCTGCTGATGAAGGCCGCCAAGAAAGACAAGGGGTCCGGTGAGCCCAACCGCAACAAGATTGGCACCCTCACCATGGCGCAGGTTGAGGAAATTGCCAAACTCAAGATGGTGGACATGACTGCCGCGGATCTTCCCGCTGCCATGAAGACCATCATGGGTACCGCCCGCAGCATGGGCATTGATATCCAAGGCTAG
- the rpmG gene encoding 50S ribosomal protein L33, with protein sequence MRINIQLACTECKRRNYATEKNKKNTTGRLEVKKYCPWDKKHTVHRETK encoded by the coding sequence ATGCGCATCAACATCCAGCTTGCCTGCACGGAATGCAAACGCCGCAACTACGCGACGGAAAAGAACAAGAAGAACACCACCGGGCGTCTTGAAGTCAAGAAGTACTGCCCGTGGGACAAAAAGCACACGGTGCATCGCGAAACCAAGTAG
- the gpmA gene encoding 2,3-diphosphoglycerate-dependent phosphoglycerate mutase, with protein MFTLVLVRHGESVWNLENRFTGWTDVGLTDKGRQEAKDAARLLKDGGYVFDVCYTSYLRRAIETLHLIQSEMDTLWLPVLKSWRLNERHYGALQGLNKSEMAAQFGEEQVFIWRRSYDTPPPALTEDDPRHPGKDPRYAALPPEELPLTESLKLTVARVLPYWDAELAPAIRAGRRLLVAAHGNSIRALVKHLDQMSDEAIAGLNIPTGVPLVYELDDTLAPIRHFYLGDPEAVAARQAAVAAQGKKG; from the coding sequence ATGTTCACCCTCGTCCTTGTGCGTCACGGCGAAAGCGTCTGGAATCTGGAAAACCGTTTCACCGGCTGGACCGATGTCGGCCTGACCGACAAAGGCCGCCAGGAAGCCAAGGACGCCGCCCGGCTGCTCAAGGACGGGGGCTATGTGTTTGATGTCTGCTACACTTCCTACCTGCGCCGGGCCATCGAGACCCTGCATCTCATCCAAAGCGAGATGGACACCCTCTGGCTGCCCGTGCTCAAGTCCTGGCGGCTGAACGAACGCCACTACGGCGCGCTGCAGGGACTGAACAAGAGCGAGATGGCGGCCCAGTTCGGCGAGGAACAGGTCTTCATCTGGCGGCGCAGCTACGACACCCCGCCTCCGGCCCTGACCGAGGATGATCCCCGCCACCCCGGCAAGGACCCGCGCTACGCCGCCCTCCCCCCCGAAGAGCTGCCCCTGACCGAAAGCCTCAAGCTCACCGTGGCCCGGGTGCTGCCCTACTGGGATGCCGAACTGGCCCCGGCCATCCGCGCCGGCCGGCGGCTGCTGGTGGCCGCACACGGCAACTCCATCCGCGCCCTGGTGAAGCATCTGGATCAGATGTCCGACGAGGCCATCGCCGGCCTGAACATCCCCACGGGCGTGCCCCTGGTCTACGAACTGGACGACACCCTCGCCCCCATCCGTCATTTCTACCTGGGCGATCCCGAGGCCGTGGCCGCCAGACAGGCCGCCGTGGCCGCCCAGGGCAAGAAGGGATAA
- the nusG gene encoding transcription termination/antitermination protein NusG: protein METGPQAPQPSLELQEGAGPKARWYILHTFSGFEQRVEKTLLEMMRTGQDKGYIKQVVVPTERVVELVQGIKRTSTRKFYPGYVMVKMLMNDESAYMVLNIPKVSAFLGGKNKPSPMHEHEAQRILEMMVSRQEQPRPKFHFERGDEVRVIDGPFNGFNGVVDDVNYDKGKLRVEVSIFGRQTPVELDFVQVTKG from the coding sequence ATGGAAACCGGCCCCCAGGCGCCTCAGCCTTCTCTGGAACTCCAGGAAGGCGCCGGCCCCAAGGCCCGCTGGTATATATTGCATACCTTTTCAGGGTTCGAACAGCGTGTGGAAAAGACGCTGCTTGAAATGATGCGTACCGGGCAGGACAAGGGCTACATCAAGCAAGTGGTGGTGCCTACGGAGCGAGTGGTGGAACTGGTGCAAGGCATTAAGCGCACCTCCACCCGCAAGTTCTACCCTGGGTACGTGATGGTCAAGATGCTGATGAACGACGAGTCCGCCTACATGGTGCTTAACATCCCCAAGGTCTCGGCGTTTCTGGGGGGCAAGAACAAGCCCAGCCCCATGCATGAGCATGAGGCCCAGCGCATTCTTGAAATGATGGTCAGCCGACAGGAGCAGCCCCGGCCCAAGTTCCACTTTGAACGCGGGGACGAAGTGCGCGTGATCGACGGGCCCTTCAACGGCTTCAACGGCGTGGTGGACGATGTCAATTACGACAAAGGCAAACTGCGGGTGGAAGTCTCCATCTTCGGCCGCCAGACGCCGGTGGAACTGGACTTCGTCCAGGTGACCAAGGGCTAG
- the prmC gene encoding peptide chain release factor N(5)-glutamine methyltransferase — MTLQQSPPVSLASDCTVRQARLALRAAFEDAGVESPGLSASVLLEHALDTDERLHVMEPHRTLTEAQRHRLLALARRRCEGEPVAYLTGTKEFFGMDFAVGQGCLIPRPETEMLVEAVLAAHDRNARLRFADCGTGSGCLAGTLGRLFPAGRGVAVDRSREALAWARRNLVAHGVQDRVALLESDFACLPLADGWADVVVANPPYVSPREYIELDPGVRNFEPAAALVPHAAPPEDDGLAALAPLAGEAGRVLAPGGLFVCEIGWLQGPRAAMLLADGPWCEVDVVRDLAGLDRMLRARRAG; from the coding sequence GTGACGCTGCAGCAGTCCCCGCCCGTCTCCCTCGCGTCCGACTGCACCGTGCGGCAGGCCCGGCTGGCCCTCAGGGCCGCCTTTGAGGATGCCGGCGTGGAGTCCCCCGGCCTGAGCGCCAGCGTACTGCTGGAGCATGCCCTGGACACCGACGAGCGCCTGCACGTGATGGAACCCCACCGGACGCTGACCGAAGCGCAACGTCATCGCCTCCTGGCCCTGGCCCGGCGACGCTGCGAGGGTGAGCCGGTGGCCTACCTCACCGGGACAAAGGAATTTTTCGGGATGGATTTCGCGGTGGGGCAGGGGTGCCTCATCCCCAGGCCGGAAACCGAGATGCTGGTGGAAGCTGTGCTGGCCGCCCATGACCGCAACGCCCGCCTGCGCTTTGCCGATTGCGGCACGGGCAGCGGCTGCCTGGCCGGAACCTTGGGGCGGCTGTTCCCCGCCGGCAGGGGCGTGGCCGTGGACCGCTCCCGCGAGGCCCTGGCCTGGGCGCGACGCAACCTCGTCGCACATGGCGTGCAGGATCGGGTGGCGCTCCTGGAGTCGGATTTTGCCTGCCTGCCCCTGGCCGATGGCTGGGCCGACGTGGTGGTGGCCAATCCGCCGTACGTGTCCCCGCGGGAATACATCGAGCTGGACCCGGGCGTGCGAAATTTCGAGCCGGCGGCCGCCCTGGTGCCCCACGCCGCACCGCCGGAGGACGACGGCCTTGCCGCCCTGGCCCCCCTGGCAGGGGAAGCGGGCAGGGTGCTTGCCCCTGGCGGATTGTTTGTCTGTGAAATAGGGTGGTTGCAGGGACCTCGCGCCGCGATGCTGCTGGCGGATGGCCCCTGGTGCGAGGTGGATGTGGTGCGGGATCTGGCTGGACTGGACCGCATGCTCCGGGCGCGCCGCGCAGGGTGA
- a CDS encoding PilZ domain-containing protein gives MLRESECNRLAAEFHTFLQEYACAEECAGLGMPEDAACSNFVHYYKLVLIVLWSQALEFVFPGQAKAVFKKFMMQLQQSLPASQRKKQYPMLLDTLGSISGMLQQDQGVVKLAQQCVLAFASSNSEDPSARVVRLTRQTLEHLQRSIAQLSMLRDQGFTDLSSALAVAFAPSQAAAPPAAAPSQPPPPAPTAAAPPAPAPAPASPRPAPQPEPAARPEDSSTPAAIIVPLAAATPELLDLDPPPQDAPGPGDEDEDAEECSIILGDDDEELTLDPEDQDSPREAIPAPPPESLFEISDPPPPHLSHGRIHTSPPLEGTSAPPVRPAASARAARPGKSLERRGAERVNGEGLSAFINESARQLPLQNLSESGLTVYHEGWTFAIDQTISLDVMTTSKVLLKDVHCKVIRCDATVMACTFVGLDRHTQAMLQAIVKRLVQIRCRGTTPGSRPKSS, from the coding sequence ATGCTACGCGAATCGGAATGCAACCGCCTGGCGGCGGAGTTCCACACCTTCCTTCAGGAATATGCCTGCGCCGAGGAATGCGCCGGACTGGGCATGCCCGAGGACGCCGCCTGCTCCAACTTTGTGCACTACTACAAGCTGGTGCTCATCGTCCTGTGGAGCCAGGCCCTGGAATTCGTTTTCCCCGGGCAGGCCAAGGCGGTGTTCAAGAAATTCATGATGCAGTTGCAGCAGTCGCTGCCGGCCAGTCAGCGCAAGAAGCAGTACCCCATGCTGCTGGATACGCTGGGGTCCATTTCCGGCATGCTGCAGCAGGATCAGGGCGTGGTGAAGCTGGCCCAGCAATGCGTGCTGGCCTTTGCGTCCAGCAACTCGGAGGATCCCTCCGCCCGGGTGGTGCGCCTGACACGCCAGACGCTTGAGCATTTGCAGCGCAGCATTGCGCAACTCTCCATGCTGCGGGATCAGGGATTCACCGATCTGTCGTCCGCCCTGGCCGTGGCCTTTGCGCCTTCCCAGGCTGCTGCCCCGCCTGCTGCCGCGCCTTCCCAGCCCCCACCACCAGCGCCAACAGCCGCAGCACCACCAGCACCGGCACCGGCGCCAGCGTCGCCCCGACCAGCGCCACAGCCGGAACCGGCGGCCCGGCCCGAGGACTCCTCGACCCCTGCGGCCATCATCGTGCCCCTGGCTGCCGCCACGCCCGAGCTCCTGGATCTCGACCCGCCGCCGCAGGACGCCCCAGGCCCCGGCGACGAGGACGAGGACGCGGAAGAATGCAGCATCATCCTCGGCGACGACGACGAGGAACTCACTCTGGATCCGGAAGACCAGGACTCGCCGCGCGAAGCCATTCCTGCGCCGCCGCCGGAGTCCCTGTTTGAAATCTCGGACCCGCCGCCGCCGCATCTTTCCCACGGGCGCATTCACACCAGTCCTCCGCTGGAGGGCACCTCTGCGCCCCCTGTCCGACCGGCCGCCAGCGCCCGGGCCGCGCGCCCCGGCAAGTCCCTGGAACGCCGTGGCGCCGAACGCGTGAACGGCGAGGGGCTGTCCGCCTTTATCAACGAATCGGCCCGGCAGCTGCCCCTCCAAAACCTGAGCGAAAGCGGCCTGACCGTCTACCACGAAGGCTGGACGTTCGCGATTGACCAGACGATTTCCCTTGACGTGATGACCACGTCCAAGGTGTTGTTGAAGGACGTGCACTGCAAGGTGATTCGCTGCGACGCCACCGTGATGGCGTGCACCTTTGTTGGCCTGGACCGGCACACCCAGGCCATGCTGCAGGCCATCGTCAAACGGCTGGTCCAAATCCGGTGCCGGGGCACAACTCCGGGCAGCCGGCCGAAATCGTCGTAA